Proteins encoded in a region of the Hypomesus transpacificus isolate Combined female chromosome 17, fHypTra1, whole genome shotgun sequence genome:
- the LOC124479364 gene encoding retinal rod rhodopsin-sensitive cGMP 3',5'-cyclic phosphodiesterase subunit gamma-like isoform X2, which translates to MSAAPPAGSALAAGSATTGPTTPKKGPPKFKQRQTKGFGDDIPGMEGLGTDITVVCPWEAFGDMELGDLAKYGII; encoded by the exons ATGAGCGCCGCCCCCCCAGCAGGAAGTGCCCTGGCAGCAGGCAGTGCCACCACTGGCCCCACCACGCCCAAGAAGGGGCCCCCCAAGTTCAAGCAGAGGCAGACC AAAGG GTTCGGTGACGACATCCCCGGCATGGAGGGTCTCGGCACGGACATCACCGTGGTCTGCCCCTGGGAGGCCTTCGGAGACATGGAGCTCGGCGACCTGGCCAAATACGGCATCATCTAA
- the LOC124479364 gene encoding retinal cone rhodopsin-sensitive cGMP 3',5'-cyclic phosphodiesterase subunit gamma-like isoform X1 — MSAAPPAGSALAAGSATTGPTTPKKGPPKFKQRQTRTFKSKAPKPGQKGFGDDIPGMEGLGTDITVVCPWEAFGDMELGDLAKYGII; from the exons ATGAGCGCCGCCCCCCCAGCAGGAAGTGCCCTGGCAGCAGGCAGTGCCACCACTGGCCCCACCACGCCCAAGAAGGGGCCCCCCAAGTTCAAGCAGAGGCAGACCCGTACCTTCAAGAGCAAGGCCCCCAAGCCTGGACAGAAAGG GTTCGGTGACGACATCCCCGGCATGGAGGGTCTCGGCACGGACATCACCGTGGTCTGCCCCTGGGAGGCCTTCGGAGACATGGAGCTCGGCGACCTGGCCAAATACGGCATCATCTAA
- the LOC124479293 gene encoding G-protein coupled receptor family C group 5 member D isoform X2, which yields MWIIARMGSQFQTHPNLGLLFLLFLCLPPSSQTVLASNTTLNNTDTTNSTSTAPPTTSTSYPQTNTSSNSTSQEPLGCGAGLEPMYWYLCDRRAAWGIVVESLATLGFVVSSCLLIGLLFWTLWVCVSSRRRLRGIGGAVASMALFLLSTAALFALTFAFVIRLTPQTCPTRLFLFGVAFALAFSCLLARGLASLGFGLARGRGEPCLALCLFLVQVIVATEWLIIVLVRDGRPCEYSQGEFVMLLVYVFCLLAAALVASLRNLCRSCLTYSYSYTGGGQKRGQIQATMLCLTLVLSVAIWVVWVALLTRGNPEMGRRPRWDDPVLSVALVANGWVLLLGHGLAQIACLCRGAGHSREATPDFSGWASPTVEFPGPTVRKEGRDNGSFENDGADRKGRRQEPVLKSPYESGFSMTEIDPDKDYTIPRPQTTITSEPYDEYYGHALSD from the exons ATGTGGATTATCGCCAGGATGGGCTCGCAGTTCCAGACACACCCCAACCTCggcctgctcttcctcctcttcctctgcctccccccttctAGTCAGACCGTACTGGCATCCAACACCACCCTTAATAACACTGACACAACAAACTCAACCAGTACGGCTCCTCCTACTACTAGCACCTCCTATCCCCAGACCAACACGTCCTCAAACTCCACTTCCCAGGAGCCACTGGGgtgtggagcagggctggagccGATGTACTGGTACCTGTGTGACAGGCGGGCGGCATGGGGCATCGTTGTGGAGAGTCTGGCCACGCTAGGCTTCGTGGTGAGCTCCTGCCTCCTGATTGGCCTGCTGTTTTGGACCCTGTGGGTGTGCGTGTCGTCCCGGCGACGCCTCCGGGGCATCGGGGGCGCCGTGGCGTCCATGGCGCTGTTCCTCCTGTCCACCGCCGCCCTCTTCGCCCTCACCTTCGCCTTCGTCATCCGCCTCACCCCGCAGACCTGCCCCACGCGCCTCTTCCTGTTCGGGGTGGCGTTCGCCCTGGCGTTCTCCTGCCTACTGGCGAGGGGCCTGGCGTCGCTGGGCTTCGGCCTGGCGAGGGGGAGGGGCGAGCCCTGCCTGGCCCTGTGCCTGTTCCTGGTCCAGGTGATCGTGGCGACCGAGTGGCTGATCATCGTGCTGGTGAGGGACGGGCGGCCGTGCGAGTACAGCCAGGGGGAGTTTGTGATGCTGCTCGTCTACGTGTTCTGTCTCCTCGCCGCCGCCCTGGTGGCGTCGCTGAGGAACCTGTGTCGCTCCTGCCTGACGTACAGCTACAGCTACACGGGCGGAGGCCAGAAGAGGGGCCAGATCCAGGCCACCATGCTCTGCCTCACCCTGGTGCTCTCCGTCGCCATCTGGGTGGTGTGGGTGGCGCTGCTCACCCGCGGCAACCCCGAGATGGGCCGCAG GCCAAGGTGGGATGACCCGGTCTTGAGTGTCGCCCTGGTGGCCAACGGCTGGGTCCTGCTGCTGGGTCACGGGCTGGCCCAGATAGCCTGCCTGTGCAGGGGGGCTGGGCACTCCAGGGAGGCCACCCCGGACTTCAGCGGGTGGGCCAGCCCGACGGTGGAGTTTCCCGGCCCGACGGTccggaaggaggggagggacaaCGGCAGCTTTGAGAATGATGGTGCCGACCGGAAAG ggaggagacaggagccGGTGCTGAAGTCTCCGTACGAGTCCGGCTTCTCCATGACA gagatTGACCCGGACAAAGATTACACCATCCCTCGCCCACAGACCACGATCACCAGCGAGCCCTACGACGAGTACTATGGACACGCCCTTTCTGATTAA
- the LOC124479293 gene encoding G-protein coupled receptor family C group 5 member D isoform X1, producing the protein MWIIARMGSQFQTHPNLGLLFLLFLCLPPSSQTVLASNTTLNNTDTTNSTSTAPPTTSTSYPQTNTSSNSTSQEPLGCGAGLEPMYWYLCDRRAAWGIVVESLATLGFVVSSCLLIGLLFWTLWVCVSSRRRLRGIGGAVASMALFLLSTAALFALTFAFVIRLTPQTCPTRLFLFGVAFALAFSCLLARGLASLGFGLARGRGEPCLALCLFLVQVIVATEWLIIVLVRDGRPCEYSQGEFVMLLVYVFCLLAAALVASLRNLCRSCLTYSYSYTGGGQKRGQIQATMLCLTLVLSVAIWVVWVALLTRGNPEMGRRPRWDDPVLSVALVANGWVLLLGHGLAQIACLCRGAGHSREATPDFSGWASPTVEFPGPTVRKEGRDNGSFENDGADRKAGRRQEPVLKSPYESGFSMTEIDPDKDYTIPRPQTTITSEPYDEYYGHALSD; encoded by the exons ATGTGGATTATCGCCAGGATGGGCTCGCAGTTCCAGACACACCCCAACCTCggcctgctcttcctcctcttcctctgcctccccccttctAGTCAGACCGTACTGGCATCCAACACCACCCTTAATAACACTGACACAACAAACTCAACCAGTACGGCTCCTCCTACTACTAGCACCTCCTATCCCCAGACCAACACGTCCTCAAACTCCACTTCCCAGGAGCCACTGGGgtgtggagcagggctggagccGATGTACTGGTACCTGTGTGACAGGCGGGCGGCATGGGGCATCGTTGTGGAGAGTCTGGCCACGCTAGGCTTCGTGGTGAGCTCCTGCCTCCTGATTGGCCTGCTGTTTTGGACCCTGTGGGTGTGCGTGTCGTCCCGGCGACGCCTCCGGGGCATCGGGGGCGCCGTGGCGTCCATGGCGCTGTTCCTCCTGTCCACCGCCGCCCTCTTCGCCCTCACCTTCGCCTTCGTCATCCGCCTCACCCCGCAGACCTGCCCCACGCGCCTCTTCCTGTTCGGGGTGGCGTTCGCCCTGGCGTTCTCCTGCCTACTGGCGAGGGGCCTGGCGTCGCTGGGCTTCGGCCTGGCGAGGGGGAGGGGCGAGCCCTGCCTGGCCCTGTGCCTGTTCCTGGTCCAGGTGATCGTGGCGACCGAGTGGCTGATCATCGTGCTGGTGAGGGACGGGCGGCCGTGCGAGTACAGCCAGGGGGAGTTTGTGATGCTGCTCGTCTACGTGTTCTGTCTCCTCGCCGCCGCCCTGGTGGCGTCGCTGAGGAACCTGTGTCGCTCCTGCCTGACGTACAGCTACAGCTACACGGGCGGAGGCCAGAAGAGGGGCCAGATCCAGGCCACCATGCTCTGCCTCACCCTGGTGCTCTCCGTCGCCATCTGGGTGGTGTGGGTGGCGCTGCTCACCCGCGGCAACCCCGAGATGGGCCGCAG GCCAAGGTGGGATGACCCGGTCTTGAGTGTCGCCCTGGTGGCCAACGGCTGGGTCCTGCTGCTGGGTCACGGGCTGGCCCAGATAGCCTGCCTGTGCAGGGGGGCTGGGCACTCCAGGGAGGCCACCCCGGACTTCAGCGGGTGGGCCAGCCCGACGGTGGAGTTTCCCGGCCCGACGGTccggaaggaggggagggacaaCGGCAGCTTTGAGAATGATGGTGCCGACCGGAAAG cagggaggagacaggagccGGTGCTGAAGTCTCCGTACGAGTCCGGCTTCTCCATGACA gagatTGACCCGGACAAAGATTACACCATCCCTCGCCCACAGACCACGATCACCAGCGAGCCCTACGACGAGTACTATGGACACGCCCTTTCTGATTAA